The Burkholderia mayonis DNA window GGCGCTCGCGCACCGGATTCTCGGCGAGCTCGAGCTGTGAGACGGTCGCGGTCGGCGCAGCCATCCGGCCCGATCGCGCCGATAACGGCCTAGACGAGCCGTCGGCGTGAGTCTCCGTGGTTCGGAGATAGCCAGCCTGCACCGAACGCAGCGGCTCGCGGCCGCACCGTCGCGCATTCGCCGGCGCCGGGCGAGACGCGGCATGTCGCATCGAGCGCGGCCGCACCGCGACTCGCCGCACGTCGGCGTCACCAGAGCCGCGCGATCACCGACACGACGCCCATGATCACGAGCGTCGACATGAACGGAAACGGATAGACGCGCGAGCCGAACCGCAGCGTCACGTCGCCCGGCAAGCGCCCGACCCCGAGCTTCGACAGCCACGGCCACGCGCGCGTCAGCACCATCACGGCGATGAACGTGGTGAGCAGCCAGCGCAGCATCGCGTCGCCTCCCGTCGGCTACAGCGTGTGCGAGCGGTCGCCGCGCGCAAACGCGTCGAGCGTGCCGTCGATGCCGCGCGAGAACGCGATCACCTTGAAGAGCTCGCCCATCTCCGCTTCGGAAATCAGCTTCTGCACTGCGTTCGCGGCGGGCAGGAAGTGCTGGACGTCGGACGGGTCGATCTCGGCGAGCACGTCGGTGATGCCCGCGTTCAGCAGGAAGCGCGCCTGCGACGTGTAGCCGAGCAGATCCGCGCCCGCGCCGACGCCCGCTTCGTAGATCGCGCTGAACTCGACGTGCGAGGTGATGTCCTGCAACCCCGGATAAAGGAAAGGGTCGCCGTGCGCGCGGTGCCGGTAGTGACACATCAGCGTGCCCTGCGCGCGCTGCCGGTGGTAGTACTCGTGGCTCGGAAAGCCGTAGTCGATGAAGAACGCCGCGCCGCGCGCGAGCATCGTGCAGACCGTGCGAACGAAGGCCGCCGCCGCGTCGTGCGTCTCGGTCACGTAGCCCTCGTCGGCGTCGATCTCCACCAGCCGCGCCGCGTCTTCGGCGCGCGCGCGCGGCCGGTCGGCGAACGCGAACGCGCCCGCGTCGTCGATCGCGACGCCGCGCTCGCGCCAGCCGTCCGCATATTTGACGACGAGCCGCACCGGCATCGCGTCGAGCACTTCGTTGCCGACGACGACGCCTTCGAAACGCTCGGGCAACGCATCGAGCCAGCGCACGCGCGCGGCGAGTCCGGGTGCTTCCGCTTCGAGCGTCTCGCGCTGGCGCGCGCGCAGCTCGCCGGACAAATCGACGATCGCGTATTCGTCGAGCTCGACGCCGAGCGCGGCGAGCGCGTCCAGGAGCCCCGCCGCGAGCCGGCCCGTGCCCGCGCCAAATTCCATCACGCGCCGCGTGCCGCTCGCTTCGAGCGCCTGCGCAACGGGACGCGCGAGCGTCTGCGCGAAGAGCGGCGACAGCTCCGGCGCGGTCACGAAATCGCTGCCGTCTTCGGCGCGCCGGCCGAATTTCTGCGCACCGCCGCTGTAGTAGCCCGCGCCCGGTGCATACAGCGCGCGTTCCATATAGCGCGAAAACGGGATCCAGCCGCCCGCCACGGCGATTTCGGCGCGCAGCGAAGCGGCGAGCGATTCGGACTGCGCGAGCGCGTCGGGGCCGGGAACGGGTAAACTAGCGGGTTCGTGAGCTTTCGGATTCATCCCGGCATTGTAAATGACCGTCTTAGCCGACACCTGCGACACATCCGCGGCAAGCGCCGCACGGGTCGTGCTGATCACGGGCGCCGTGCAAACCGATGCCTTGCGGACGGACGCCTTGCGTGCGGCGGATGCCGCTTCCCGGGCAGACGACGCGCGATCCGGCGCCGCACGGGCGGACACAGCGCCGGCGAACGCCCTGCGAGCGCGCGCCGAGCGAGCGAACGTCGCGTCGGACGCCGCACGTTCCGGCAGCATGCCCGGGGCGCCTGCCGCGTCCGGCTCGAGCGGCGCGTCCGGCACCGCCGCCGCGACCGGCGCGACCGGCGCGACCGGCGCGTCCGGCACGACCGGCGCGTCCGGCACGACCGGCACGACCGGCACGACCGGCTCGAGCGGCCCGAGCCGTTCGCCCGCCGCCAAGCCGCCCGCGCTCGACACCGCGGCCGTCGGCCGCGCGCTCGCGATCGGCTTCGCGCGGCGCGGCTGGGACGTCGCGCTCGCGGCCGCCGCGGGTGACGAAGCCCGCGCAGCCGCCGCGCTCGCCGCCGAAGTCGAGGCGCTCGGCCGCCGCGCGGCAGTGCTCGTCGCCGACCTGTCGGTCGAGGACGACGTCGCGCGGCTCGTCGCCGCCTGCGGTGCGGCGCTCGGCCGGCCGACGTGTGTCGTCGCGCAAGCCGCACCCGTCGCGGACAACGCGCACGACGTCGGCTACGCGTCGCTCGCGGGCGCGATGGCGCGCAGCGTCGCCGCGCCGCTCGTGCTCGCCCGCACGCTCGCCGACGCGACGCCCGACGCCGCGCGCGACGACGAGCGCGCGCGCGCGGTCGTGATTCACCTGCTGGATGAAACGCTGTTTCATCCGGCGCCCGAGCGCTTGTCGCACTCGCTCGCGCAAGCCGCGCTGCATCGCGCGACGACCGCGCAGGCGCTCGCGCTCGCGCCGAAGGTGCGGGTCGTCGGCCTCGTGCGGGGGCGCGCGCCGCGCGCGGACGACATCGCCGATGCCGCCTGCTATCTCGCGGACGCGCCGGGCGTCGCCGGCGCGACGCTGACCGTCGACGGCGGCGAGCATCTCGCGCCGCCCGCAGACGAGGAGAACTGACGGGCGCGGCCGCGCGCGGACGTACGGACGTATCGACGCCGCGCCGGGCCGCGCCCCTTTGCATGCATTACCCTTTGACTGGAACGACCATGTTTGCCGTCCTCCTGCACCCCAGGCTCGCCGATTGCCGCAGGCTCTACCTGCGCGACTACGAGGTGTACATGAACATCGGCGCCTTCGAGCACGAGAAGCGCGGCGAACAGCGCGTCGTCATCAACGTCGACCTGTTCGTGCCGCTCGCGGTGACGACGCCCGTCGAGGACAAGCTGCGCGAAGTCGTCGACTATGATCTGATGAAGCAAAGCGTCGCGCAGTGCGTCGCGCGCGGCCACATCCATCTGCAGGAAACGCTCTGCGACGCGATCGCGGCGAACCTGCTCGCGCACGACGCGGTGCGCGCGGTGCGCGTCTCCACCGAAAAGCCGGACGCCTATTCCGATTGCGACGCCGTCGGCGTCGAAGTATTTCGCATCAAGGACGAGGAGCGAGCATGAATGCGCCCCACACCCCGCATCTGAACGAAGCCGACGCGGCCGCCGCCGTCGAGGCGAACGCCGCCGAGATCGGCCGCCGCGCGCTCACGCGCCGCGAGCAGAAGGAAGCGTACGAAAACAACAAGCTGTTCAAGCGGCTCGCGCGCCAGGTCGGCCAGGCGATCGGCGACTACAACATGATCGAGCACGGCGACAAGGTGATGGTCTGCCTGTCGGGCGGCAAGGACAGCTACGCGCTGCTCGACGTCCTGCTGCGCCTGCGCGAGCGCGCGCCGATCGATTTCGACATCGTCGCCGTGAACCTCGATCAGAAGCAGCCGGGCTTTCCGGAGCACGTGCTGCCCGAGTATCTGGCGACTGTCGGCGTGCCGTTCCATATCGAGAACCAGGACACGTACAGCATCGTCAAGCGCCTCGTGCCGGAAGGCAAGACCACCTGCTCGCTGTGCTCGCGGCTGCGCCGCGGCATTCTGTACCGCGTCGCGGGCGAGCTCGGCGCGACGAAGATCGCGCTCGGCCACCATCGCGACGACATCCTTCAGACGCTGCTCCTCAATCTCTTCTACGGCGGCAAGCTGAAGGGGATGCCGCCGAAGCTGCAGTCAGACGACGGCAAGAACGTCGTGATCCGCCCGCTCGCGTACGTGAAGGAAACCGATCTCGAGAAGTACGCGGAGCTGCGCGAATTCCCGATCATCCCGTGCAACCTGTGCGGCAGCCAGCCGAACCTGAAGCGCGCGGAGATGAAGGCGCTGATCCGCGAGTGGGACAAGCGCTTCCCGGGCCGCGTCGAGAACATGTTCAACGCGCTCGCGAACGTCGTGCCGTCGCACCTGATGGACGCGAAGCTGTTCCCGTTCGCGGACTTGCGCGCAACGGGCCGCGCCGATCCCGACGGCGACATCGCGTTCGACGAAGAGCCGTGCGGCACCGACGCGGGCGCGCCGGACGGTGCGAAATCCGTGTCGATCGTGCAGTTCGACGATCTGTAAAACGCGGCGCCCGACGCACGGCGAGCGGCTTTCCGCGCACGCGATGCGGCTGTTCGTCGGGCACCGTGCATGCATCATGACGATGCACCGTCGCTCGTGCGCGGTGCGACATCGGGCCGCCAAGACCGGCGGCATCGTCCTCGCGCTTTTTCGGCGCGCTCGCCCGAGCATGGAATCGAACGGCGGCGCGCAGGCTTGCGCGCCGCCCGAACCGCCGACGCTGTCGCCGCCGCTCGCGAGGCCGACCGTGCTTGCGAGTGCTGCGGCGGCCGCGCTGACAATACGCCGGCGCGCGTGGAAACGCGCCGACGAATTGTTTTGATCATGACTCACTGCCCTTCCCCTGAGAAGCCGCGTGCGGCGCGATCGATCCATGTCGCCGAGCTGCCGCCGCGTGATGCGAGCCGGAGTCTCGCGTTTCGTCTGTGACACGCCGCTGACGATGAAAACGATTCGAGGGGAAACTCTCTTTTATTCAGACATCCGAACATCATTCGCTCAGGACTGTAAAACATCGGGCGAATGCGGTCCGTGCAAAAAAAATCCGATTCCGCTGCGCGCCGCGAATCGTGTGCGGCGAAGCGACGTGCGTGACGTGCGGCGCGCGCAATGGAATCGAACGCGCCACGCCGAAGGAGCGAACGAGACGAGCGATGACAAGCGTGCAATTCGCGAGCGGATCGACACTTGGCTCGCTGCGAGCCGAACCGGCGACGTCGCAACGACGCCGAGCCTGATGGCGGACGACGCGCTCCTCCTGATCCCGTGCCAGGAGCCGTTCGGCAAGTGCGCATGTGGGGCGTCGGCCGACGCGACGG harbors:
- a CDS encoding class I SAM-dependent methyltransferase, with the translated sequence MNPKAHEPASLPVPGPDALAQSESLAASLRAEIAVAGGWIPFSRYMERALYAPGAGYYSGGAQKFGRRAEDGSDFVTAPELSPLFAQTLARPVAQALEASGTRRVMEFGAGTGRLAAGLLDALAALGVELDEYAIVDLSGELRARQRETLEAEAPGLAARVRWLDALPERFEGVVVGNEVLDAMPVRLVVKYADGWRERGVAIDDAGAFAFADRPRARAEDAARLVEIDADEGYVTETHDAAAAFVRTVCTMLARGAAFFIDYGFPSHEYYHRQRAQGTLMCHYRHRAHGDPFLYPGLQDITSHVEFSAIYEAGVGAGADLLGYTSQARFLLNAGITDVLAEIDPSDVQHFLPAANAVQKLISEAEMGELFKVIAFSRGIDGTLDAFARGDRSHTL
- the ttcA gene encoding tRNA 2-thiocytidine(32) synthetase TtcA, giving the protein MNAPHTPHLNEADAAAAVEANAAEIGRRALTRREQKEAYENNKLFKRLARQVGQAIGDYNMIEHGDKVMVCLSGGKDSYALLDVLLRLRERAPIDFDIVAVNLDQKQPGFPEHVLPEYLATVGVPFHIENQDTYSIVKRLVPEGKTTCSLCSRLRRGILYRVAGELGATKIALGHHRDDILQTLLLNLFYGGKLKGMPPKLQSDDGKNVVIRPLAYVKETDLEKYAELREFPIIPCNLCGSQPNLKRAEMKALIREWDKRFPGRVENMFNALANVVPSHLMDAKLFPFADLRATGRADPDGDIAFDEEPCGTDAGAPDGAKSVSIVQFDDL
- a CDS encoding dihydroneopterin aldolase, whose product is MFAVLLHPRLADCRRLYLRDYEVYMNIGAFEHEKRGEQRVVINVDLFVPLAVTTPVEDKLREVVDYDLMKQSVAQCVARGHIHLQETLCDAIAANLLAHDAVRAVRVSTEKPDAYSDCDAVGVEVFRIKDEERA
- a CDS encoding DUF2905 domain-containing protein, giving the protein MLRWLLTTFIAVMVLTRAWPWLSKLGVGRLPGDVTLRFGSRVYPFPFMSTLVIMGVVSVIARLW
- a CDS encoding SDR family oxidoreductase is translated as MPGAPAASGSSGASGTAAATGATGATGASGTTGASGTTGTTGTTGSSGPSRSPAAKPPALDTAAVGRALAIGFARRGWDVALAAAAGDEARAAAALAAEVEALGRRAAVLVADLSVEDDVARLVAACGAALGRPTCVVAQAAPVADNAHDVGYASLAGAMARSVAAPLVLARTLADATPDAARDDERARAVVIHLLDETLFHPAPERLSHSLAQAALHRATTAQALALAPKVRVVGLVRGRAPRADDIADAACYLADAPGVAGATLTVDGGEHLAPPADEEN